The region TGAGAAAATAAGAAAAATGAAACAGCCACCCCACAAAACAGCACATTTGCAAACCCCTGCAAGCCGACCCACAAACCAAAGTTTACAAAAAAGCTGTTTTTGCCCACACCACCTGTACCTATTTGACGGGCTGTTTGCTATCTGTAAAATGTTTTTTTACTAAAAAATCGCAACTCTGCCGTATTATGGCATTATAAATTTGTTACTTTGATTTCAAAAAAACAGAATCATGGCAACCTACGAAACAGTAAAACGATATCATTATTGATAGGACTTAACCCAAATTATTCATGTCATTAGCTTTGTGCAGATGCAAGGCATCTAAACCTGCAGATATAGTAATTTATTTCAAGGGTTTAGTAACGAAGCAGATGTGCAAAGATAATGGCAAACATTACCCAAAAATGGGCTATTTGTTTTTCAATACACCATACAGTAAACACTTGTCTATTAATAACATAGAGATGGTTGCTAAAGTTTGTGGTGAATAATTCGGGTTAATTATGCCACAAGAAAAGTAATGTATATCTTATAGAAAACTTTTTGATGTGAATCTAATCAATTTTATAGAACAGTTTCCTGATGAACATAGCTGTAAACGGCATTTCAAGCAGGTAAGAGAAAATCAAGGAATCATTTGTAAGAAATGTGGCAGTACCAAACATTACTGGTTAAAATCAAAGTATCAATGGCAATGTGCTGAATGTCGATTTCGAACCACGCTACGAAGTGGAACAATGTTTGAAAATTCAAACCTGCCGTTTAAAAAGTGGTATTTAGCTATGGCATTTATGAGTTTTAGTAAGAAAGGGATTTCAGCAGCAGAGCTACAGAGACAGCTTAATCACAGTAGATACAGAACTGTATGGTCTATGATGCATCGAATACGTGAGGCGATGGGTAAAAGAGATGATTTATACAAACTTGAAGGGATGATTGAATTTGATGAAGGCTATTTTTCTACAGAAACTAAAGCAAAAGATAAGCAGAAACTTAAGCGTGGGCGTGGTAGTCAAAAGAAAACAAATGTATCAGTAATGGCAGAGTCTACTCCATTAGAAGATATTGAATCAGGAAAAACAAGTAAACATTGTCGCTATTTCAAGATGAAAGTTATGGATTCGCATCTATCTGATGAAATCAAAACAATAACTGAGGAAAACTTTGATAGTAAGAGTATTATATTCAGCGACAAAAGCACAAGTTACGTAGATATTGCAAATTATGTTGATGTCCATGTAAGTGAAAAATCAAGCAAAGAAACAACCGTAAAAATCTTACCATGGGTCCACATCGCAATTAGTAATGCAAAACGAAATCTTTTGGGAATTTACCATAAGATTAAAGGAAAGTATTTACAATTATATTTAGATGAATTTTGCTATAAGCTAAATCGTAGATACTTTGGTGATAGGCTTTTC is a window of Salinivirga cyanobacteriivorans DNA encoding:
- a CDS encoding IS1595 family transposase — translated: MNLINFIEQFPDEHSCKRHFKQVRENQGIICKKCGSTKHYWLKSKYQWQCAECRFRTTLRSGTMFENSNLPFKKWYLAMAFMSFSKKGISAAELQRQLNHSRYRTVWSMMHRIREAMGKRDDLYKLEGMIEFDEGYFSTETKAKDKQKLKRGRGSQKKTNVSVMAESTPLEDIESGKTSKHCRYFKMKVMDSHLSDEIKTITEENFDSKSIIFSDKSTSYVDIANYVDVHVSEKSSKETTVKILPWVHIAISNAKRNLLGIYHKIKGKYLQLYLDEFCYKLNRRYFGDRLFDRLTIAMADNYWYNKD